One Thermococcus sp. M36 genomic window, GTTAAGAAGGTAATCCCTGGCAGGATTTACGCCAGCGATTCTAGGGGCTTCGAGATAAAGGTCTCGAGGGAAACGGCAACTGGTTTGAAGCTGATAGCCAAAAGCGACGGCTCCGTTCAGGACGTGTTTCTTGTGGTTGACAAAGCCGACAGAGAGAAGGTATGGAGGGAGATAGAGAGGCTCGCGGAGGAGTGGAAGAAGGACTAGAGTTCCCCTTTCCCCTCAAAGAACGCCTCCAGCTCCTCGTCGCTTACCTCAGTGTCAGCCTCAGTGTATCCAAGCTCCCTCTTCTGGAGTTCTATCAGGCCCGGCGTGAGCAGGAGCTTCCCATCGAGCTTTGGAACAGCGTAGTGGAGCGTTATCTCGCTGAACTCGTCGAGCTTTATCGTGGGGTTCAGCTCGTACTCTATCTCCTCAAGTCTCTTCCCCTCCGCTATCAGCTTCGCGACGATGGCCGAGCCATCTATC contains:
- a CDS encoding DUF2103 domain-containing protein, whose protein sequence is MPKHFKRGVKREHHFLKGIERPLEEIAQIPGVKKVIPGRIYASDSRGFEIKVSRETATGLKLIAKSDGSVQDVFLVVDKADREKVWREIERLAEEWKKD